A stretch of the Cygnus olor isolate bCygOlo1 chromosome 25, bCygOlo1.pri.v2, whole genome shotgun sequence genome encodes the following:
- the LOC121059814 gene encoding olfactory receptor 4D1-like, which produces MELENSTTTVKNFLFFGFTESAMLQYVLFATFLIIYIITWLGNVTIITTVIIDQELHKPMYFFLGNLAFIDLSESSVTLPKMLWDFLSEYKSISFGGCIAQIFFFHFTGGAVVFLLTVMTLDRYVAVHKPLRYLNIMNHNVCLGLVTGAWIGGFVHSIVQVALIIQLPFCGPNLLDNFYCDFPQVIKLACTDIYEVEVLMVSNSGLLMILIFIVLIVSHVVILVKIRAHITEGKHKAFSTCGAQVAVVSIHFVPCIFIYAWPFKKFVVDKAMSSLYTIITPMLNPIIYTLRNTEMKNAIKKFLNNIFFRMRNSQLSFFS; this is translated from the coding sequence ATGGAGCTGGAGAATTCCACCACCACTGTgaaaaattttttattttttggttttactgaAAGTGCCATGTTACAGTATGTACTTTTTGCAACTTTCCTCATAATCTACATAATTACTTGGCTTGGAAATGTCACCATCATCACCACAGTAATCATAGATCAAGAGCTTCACAAGCCTATGTACTTTTTTCTAGGAAATTTAGCCTTCATAGATCTCAGTGAATCCTCAGTGACTCTGCCCAAGATGCTATGGGACTTCCTGTCTGAGTATAAGTCCATTAGTTTTGGAGGATGcattgcacagatttttttcttccatttcacagGAGGTGCTGTGGTTTTCCTCCTCACAGTGATGACTCTGGACCGGTATGTGGCTGTTCATAAACCTTTGCGGTACTTAAACATCATGAATCACAATGTTTGCCTTGGCCTGGTCACAGGAGCATGGATAGGGGGATTTGTTCATTCTATTGTGCAGGTAGCACTGATCATTCAGTTGCCATTCTGTGGACCAAATTTACTAGACAATTTCTACTGTGATTTCCCACAGGTAATCAAACTAGCCTGTACAGATATCTATGAGGTTGAGGTGCTCATGGTGTCCAACAGTGGACTGCTTATGATCCTCATATTTATTGTCCTGATTGTGTCACATGTTGTCATCTTGGTCAAAATCAGGGCACATATCACAGAAGGGAAGCACAAAGCCTTCTCCACCTGTGGAGCCCAGGTTGCAGTGGTGAGTATCCATTTTGTACCCTGCATCTTCATCTATGCATGGCCATTCAAAAAGTTTGTGGTGGACAAAGCCATGTCGTCTCTTTATACTATCATCACCCCAATGCTGAATCCCATAATCTACACATTAAGGAACACAGAGATGAAGAATGCCATCAAGAAATTTCTCAACAACATCTTTTTCAGAATGAGAAATTCACAACTGTCATTCTTTTCTTag